AATTGTATGCAACGTACCCAGCGGTATCTAGCGGAATGGTAAGAACTACCAACCCGCTTCCTGGCGGTATATCAACAATAGTAGAACCTGAGTAAGAAACTGTTCCATCAATTGTTACATTGTAGAGAAGAACTCCCGATTTTTTTGAATCTGAATTATACGTCCGAATGTTGAACACTATTCCCTTCTCATCTCTGACAACACTGACGTTCGCAATGCTTGGAGGACTCAGAACAGTGTAATGAACTTCGCCACCCCCAATACCGACACCAAAGAGGTACACCTGGTATCTAAGTGTATAGTTCCCCGGAATCTCAGTCAGCAACGGAACTCTAACGACCTGGGTACCTTCCGCCGCAGTTACTGGGATAGTCGTATTTTTCACAAACCGATTCTCATTATAATAACTTGCAACGAGGGTTAGATTTGCATTTCTCACGGACATCAGAGTTATGTACAGATGTCCAATGTCATTTAAATAGAGATGATCTTTTTCAAGGGAGACGGAAACTACCGAAACACCAAGAAGAACCTTAAACTTCCTTAGCCGTGAGACTGAAGTAGTGGAGCACCTGACAGCAAGCTCAACCGTGTACTCCCCCTCGGAATACTTTGAGTCAATAGGAATCTCAAAAACCAGCGATGAATAGCCTGGAGCAACGACCATGCTTTTGGACACGGAATAGAGCTCTTTAACACCCTTAACTGAAAGACTGACATTGATGCTTACATTTTTGTGACCCAGATTGGATATTGGGGAATAGACTACTAAAGAATCCCCTATGAAGACTGTCCCGTCTTCAGGCTGAATACTCAATTGTCCAACGCTTATTGGGACCGAAAGAACTTCCAGGGGAACTGCTACAACGAACGTCCTCAAACTGCCGGAAGGGAGAGTCGCAAGAAAACGAAGCTTCAAACTGTAGTTTCCAGCGGGAACCTGCTCGGAGCAATTTATATAGTATGAAAATTCAACGACCTCATCTCTGTTCCAGCCCCCAAGAATTAATGGGGTAACCGTTACGTTGATACCCTCAACCTGACTGCCGTTCTGAGACTCAACCCAGAGAGCACGAAGGTATGTCCGCCCATAGGCCACCCCGGTTGGATTCATAATCGGTATTACACCCTTAGAATAGTCACCGGAAACAACGATTATACGCACGTCGGAAGAAGACTCGGAGAGCACAGGGGAAACATAAGGGATAATGAGTATAGCAATGACCACCAGTGAAATTATAGACGCCTTAATGGTCATGACAATCACCTGGGATTATTAGAGGCTTTTTAATATAAAACATTAGCGCACGTTTAACAAAATTAAAACGCCTCCGCCAACGAGGAATAGTGTTATACTGAGAAAAATCTTGTAGAGGGGAGATTTTGAGAAATGGTCTTTAACTACTGCCGCTAAGATCATCAAAATAGTACCATACACAAGAGAGAATATCCCAGCGGCTACCTCTGGTCTCACTTTAAGCACCAGCAGGACTCCCAGCAATGCCCCAGCGAGGACAGTGGCGTGCGGCACGGTGAACATAAGGTACCTGAGAAAAACCTTCTCCTCTTCGTCCATGGCCATCACTCCATTATGAACGCGTAGGTGGTCGTCGTTGGGAGGATTCTCCTTATCCTAGGAAGGAGATACCTGGGATACCTGCCCTCCGATTTCTCTTCTAACGGATCGAACTGCCCAAGGATGGTTTCTATTACCTTCACTTCAATCTTTCCCCTAACCCTGAAGTAACCCCTATCCACAGTGCTAATCTCCAGGATTATCGGTAGTTTGAGCTTCTCTCGTTCATCATCCTCAAGGATGTCGGATAGGTATTCAAGCTCAGACGACCTAAAATAGTGCATGCTTCCGTCCCGTAGGATGACGTACCCGTCCCCATTTCTAAGGGCTTCGTTAAGGCTTACCCTCTGCCTCGGCAGATGAAGGTTGACTCTCATTATTTCTTTGTTCAGCAGGTCTTCGGCCGTGGGCATGTTTGAGGATAAGGGCGACATCCTCAAAAACGTTGGTTAACATTTAAATGTTAAACACTTGGCATTTTTTCAATTGTTATTGACATCCCAACGTAAAAAGTGGAGCCGCGGGAGTTCATTTTGTCATCGTGACAAGCAATCATCAGAAAAAGTTAAATTTGAAAGAACAACCATTAAACTGTGTTAATATTGGACTAATGTTCACAAAATAGGTGATAAAAATGAACGAAATTAAGGGAATTGAGAGGGCGGTACAAGTCGAAGTCCCAAGGCCGAGGTTCCTTCTGCTGGCATTCACGGATATCAACGGGTCGCTAAAGGGCATGGAAATACCAATGGAGCGCTATGAGGAGGCAGTTGAGGATGGGGTATCCTTCGACGGTTCCTCGATACCTGGATTCGAAGGAATAGAAGACAGCGACCTTATATTCAAGGCGGATCCCAGCACCTACGCCGAAATACCGTGGGAGGGCATTGGAAGAGTCTACGGTTACATCTATAAAGGAGATGAACCCTACCAAGCCGATCCCAGGGGGATTCTGAAGAGAGTCCTTGAAAGGCTGGAGAAGGAAGGACTAAAAGCTCACATCGGCCCCGAGCCAGAGTTCTACATCTTCAAGAAGAACGGCACATGGGAACTTCATATCCCCGACAGCGGCGGATATTTTGACCTGGTTGGCTTGGACAAAGCCAGGGAGATAAGAAGGGAGATTGCACTCTACATGCCGTATCTCGGCCTAAAGCCCGAGGTTCTGCACCATGAGGTCGGGAAGGCCCAGCACGAAATAGATTTCCGCTACGACGAAGCCCTTAGAACCGCCGACAACATAGTAAGCTTCAAGCACGTCGTTAAAGCGGTGGCAGAGCTCCACGGCTACTACGCCACATTCATGCCCAAACCCATCTACGGCTTTCCCGGTAACGGAATGCACCTCCACATAAGCCTGTGGAAAGACGGTGAGAACGTTTTCATTGGAGAAGACGGCCTGAGCGACACGGCGCTACACTTCATCGGGGGAATCCTTAAGCATGCTAAGGCCCTTGCAGCCCTTACCAACCCAACCGTCAACAGCTACAAGAGGCTCGTGCCGGGTTATGAAGCACCGGTTTACATCAGCTGGGGTTATAGAAACAGGAGCGCCCTCATCAGAGTACCAGCTTTCAAGGGAAGTGGTGCGAGAATAGAGTACCGCTGTCCAGACCCGAGTGCAAACCCCTACCTCGCCCTCGCTGGAATTCTTATGGTAGGACTGGACGGAATAAAGAAGAAGGTCGAGCCAGACTCGTACGTCGAGACCAACGTTTACGAGATGGACGATGCCGAGAGAGAAAGACTAGGAATAGATACCCTCCCAGGAAGCCTTGGAGAGGCACTGGAGGAGCTGAAGAAAGATAAGACAGTCAGAGAAGCACTCGGCGGAGCCTACAAGAACTTCATCGATTACAAGGAGAGGGAGTGGGAAGAATACATTGAATACCTGAGCTCAAGGGATATCCCAATTGACACCAAGAAGGTTACGGAGTGGGAGCTTGAGAGGTACTTCTACGTTTGATGGGCTCCCTCAGGCCCTTCTTTTTCTCCCATGTGCACTACGATGGAACCCCCTATTATGAGCGCCGCACCGAGTAGCTGAACCAGACTTAACTTCTCCCCGAAGAGGAGGAAAGCCAGAAAAATCGCCACGACGGGCTCCACAGTTGCCACTATACTGGCCCTGCTAACTTCCACCTCTTTGAGGGCGTGGTTGTAGAGAACGTAGCCAAGAAACGTCGGAAAGAGTGCCAGGGCAAAGAGGTAGGGGATTGCTCCAGTGGGTACACTAAAATCTGAGAAGGGGGCGAGGAATATCATACCAAACAGCAGTGTGTAGAAGAGCGCCTTTTCAGGCTCTTCTTTCCTAACCGCGAACTTGGCCAGGATGCCGTAGAGGGCATAAGTAAAGCCCGAAAGGAGACCAAAGACCAGGGCTTTGGTCGAGAATGAAGCACCAGATCCGTTAACAAAAAGCACACCAAGGGTGACCATAACCAGCGCCGTTAACTTCTCTTTCGTTATTTTTTCGTTGAAGATCAGCCTGCCGAGGATTATTGAGTACATAGGCGCGGTATAAAGCAAGAGGACGGCGAAGGAAACGGAGGATATCGTAACGGTGTAAAAGTAGAGGGTGTAGAACAGAAAGATGCTGAAGAAGCCGTAGAGGGCGTAGAACCTGAGCCTCGAGCGCTCGATTGAAAAGCCGATACCCTTCAGCTTGATATATGCACCGAGGAGAAGAAGGGCAAAAACGACGCGGTAGAAGACCATCGTAAATGGCGTCAGCCCAAAGCCATCCAAGTACTTGGCGAAGATGCCGAGTGTCCCCCACATCGAAGCTGCCAGAAAAACAAAAAGGTAGCCCTTCTTCATGATTTCACCTCAAAACTCCGGCCC
This sequence is a window from Thermococcus kodakarensis KOD1. Protein-coding genes within it:
- a CDS encoding DUF61 family protein codes for the protein MPTAEDLLNKEIMRVNLHLPRQRVSLNEALRNGDGYVILRDGSMHYFRSSELEYLSDILEDDEREKLKLPIILEISTVDRGYFRVRGKIEVKVIETILGQFDPLEEKSEGRYPRYLLPRIRRILPTTTTYAFIME
- the glnA gene encoding type I glutamate--ammonia ligase, yielding MNEIKGIERAVQVEVPRPRFLLLAFTDINGSLKGMEIPMERYEEAVEDGVSFDGSSIPGFEGIEDSDLIFKADPSTYAEIPWEGIGRVYGYIYKGDEPYQADPRGILKRVLERLEKEGLKAHIGPEPEFYIFKKNGTWELHIPDSGGYFDLVGLDKAREIRREIALYMPYLGLKPEVLHHEVGKAQHEIDFRYDEALRTADNIVSFKHVVKAVAELHGYYATFMPKPIYGFPGNGMHLHISLWKDGENVFIGEDGLSDTALHFIGGILKHAKALAALTNPTVNSYKRLVPGYEAPVYISWGYRNRSALIRVPAFKGSGARIEYRCPDPSANPYLALAGILMVGLDGIKKKVEPDSYVETNVYEMDDAERERLGIDTLPGSLGEALEELKKDKTVREALGGAYKNFIDYKEREWEEYIEYLSSRDIPIDTKKVTEWELERYFYV
- a CDS encoding DMT family transporter, coding for MKKGYLFVFLAASMWGTLGIFAKYLDGFGLTPFTMVFYRVVFALLLLGAYIKLKGIGFSIERSRLRFYALYGFFSIFLFYTLYFYTVTISSVSFAVLLLYTAPMYSIILGRLIFNEKITKEKLTALVMVTLGVLFVNGSGASFSTKALVFGLLSGFTYALYGILAKFAVRKEEPEKALFYTLLFGMIFLAPFSDFSVPTGAIPYLFALALFPTFLGYVLYNHALKEVEVSRASIVATVEPVVAIFLAFLLFGEKLSLVQLLGAALIIGGSIVVHMGEKEGPEGAHQT